In Desulfosoma caldarium, the following are encoded in one genomic region:
- a CDS encoding methyl-accepting chemotaxis protein has product MKKQWTIGKRLAVSFGVLAVAVAILGLVGYVAVRDGVKALEEVGRVRLPSVDATLTMAHQLETLRGSLRTLAIAGLDPQIRQRQYDNIVEARETYREAMKVYEPLPQTPEEAQVWKQFKAELEAWVTENDKAIAMAKDFDKLGIQDPDQVHQDLLTFMTDHYKLEYLVNHMLATGESFEGGEDHTQCRFGKWLPTFKSDNPEVKNIISRVAEPHRRFHEAVRAIKQLVASGRVDEARDMASKQLEAARVSVFKDFEDLDAVILKALTARRSLENQLMGPCFEAQRKAMPLLAKVVEINKEVGEKAADQAIQQASLFQGIMTVVALAGLALAVILGALITRRLSAVLRRSVTEIGEGSEQVASASQQVASASQQLAEGASQQAAGIEETTSAVEEMASMTRQNADNAAQADGLMKQAAKAAEQAKSAMANLLQSMEDINRSSEETQKIIKTIDEVAFQTNLLALNAAVEAARAGEAGAGFAVVADEVRNLAMRAAEAAKNTAQLIEGTVNRVKQGVNLTESTNEVFEQVHESVVKVAELVNEIAAASHEQSEGIGQVNTAISEMDKVVQQTAANAEESASAAEELSAQAEQMRRAVEELAALVGRREQSLGGKILSRKKRAVASQTAYEKPQVAKSDTSTRSSGNGKAHPALKKVERQPKPEELIPFDEDYQDF; this is encoded by the coding sequence ATGAAGAAACAATGGACGATTGGCAAACGGTTGGCTGTAAGTTTCGGAGTTCTTGCCGTGGCTGTGGCCATCCTAGGCCTTGTTGGCTACGTTGCCGTTCGCGATGGAGTAAAGGCTCTGGAAGAGGTAGGTCGAGTGCGTTTACCCAGTGTGGACGCGACGCTGACCATGGCGCACCAGCTGGAAACCCTCCGTGGAAGTTTGCGCACGTTGGCCATCGCGGGCTTGGATCCGCAAATCCGACAACGCCAGTACGACAACATCGTTGAGGCCAGGGAGACCTACCGAGAAGCCATGAAAGTCTACGAGCCTCTACCACAAACCCCCGAGGAGGCCCAGGTTTGGAAACAGTTCAAAGCGGAACTGGAAGCCTGGGTGACCGAAAACGACAAGGCCATTGCCATGGCGAAAGACTTCGATAAATTGGGGATTCAGGACCCGGACCAAGTGCACCAAGATCTGCTTACTTTTATGACAGATCACTACAAACTAGAATATCTCGTCAACCACATGCTCGCAACCGGCGAGTCCTTTGAAGGGGGCGAGGATCACACCCAATGTCGCTTCGGGAAATGGCTTCCGACCTTTAAGAGCGACAACCCGGAAGTGAAAAACATTATCAGCCGAGTGGCGGAACCGCACCGCCGGTTCCACGAAGCCGTGCGGGCCATCAAGCAGCTGGTGGCCTCCGGTCGCGTCGATGAGGCTCGCGACATGGCGAGTAAACAGCTCGAAGCAGCGAGAGTTTCGGTCTTCAAGGACTTTGAAGATCTCGACGCCGTTATTCTAAAAGCCCTTACCGCCAGGCGTTCCCTAGAAAATCAGCTCATGGGGCCCTGTTTCGAGGCCCAGCGCAAAGCCATGCCCCTTTTGGCCAAAGTGGTGGAGATCAACAAAGAAGTGGGGGAAAAAGCGGCCGATCAGGCGATTCAGCAGGCCTCCCTCTTTCAGGGAATCATGACCGTGGTGGCCCTTGCAGGGCTGGCTTTGGCTGTCATTTTGGGTGCTTTGATCACCCGGCGTCTCAGCGCCGTGCTGCGACGATCGGTGACCGAAATCGGTGAAGGTTCTGAACAAGTGGCTTCGGCGTCGCAACAGGTGGCCTCGGCGAGCCAGCAGCTTGCGGAAGGGGCTTCCCAGCAGGCGGCGGGCATTGAGGAGACCACGTCGGCGGTGGAAGAGATGGCTTCCATGACGCGCCAGAACGCGGACAACGCCGCCCAGGCCGACGGACTCATGAAGCAGGCCGCCAAGGCCGCCGAGCAGGCCAAGAGCGCCATGGCGAATCTTCTGCAGTCCATGGAAGACATCAACCGATCCAGCGAGGAGACGCAGAAGATCATCAAGACCATTGATGAGGTCGCCTTTCAAACCAACCTGTTGGCCCTCAATGCGGCCGTGGAGGCGGCGCGGGCCGGGGAGGCCGGAGCGGGGTTTGCCGTGGTGGCCGATGAGGTGCGAAACCTGGCCATGCGGGCGGCGGAAGCGGCTAAGAACACGGCGCAGTTGATCGAAGGGACGGTGAACCGGGTCAAGCAGGGAGTGAATCTAACGGAATCCACCAACGAGGTTTTTGAGCAAGTCCATGAAAGTGTGGTGAAAGTGGCGGAGCTGGTTAACGAGATTGCGGCGGCGTCCCACGAACAAAGCGAGGGCATCGGTCAGGTGAATACGGCGATCTCCGAGATGGACAAGGTGGTGCAGCAGACGGCGGCCAATGCGGAGGAATCGGCTTCGGCGGCGGAGGAGCTCAGTGCCCAGGCGGAACAGATGCGCCGGGCCGTGGAGGAGCTGGCGGCCTTGGTGGGGCGGCGCGAACAAAGCCTTGGGGGAAAGATTCTCTCACGGAAAAAGAGAGCCGTGGCCTCGCAGACGGCCTATGAGAAACCCCAGGTTGCAAAGTCCGACACCTCAACTCGATCTTCTGGAAACGGCAAGGCCCATCCGGCCCTGAAAAAGGTGGAAAGGCAGCCGAAGCCCGAAGAGCTCATTCCTTTTGACGAGGACTATCAAGATTTTTAA
- a CDS encoding sigma-54-dependent transcriptional regulator, protein MQQPKVLVVDDDPWVRDTLKDILEGVSCVVECAGGLGEGKTRAAAMAFDIVFLDVVLPDGSGLEAIEAFRSSLGRPEVLIMTGKASADGAALALRHGAWNYLSKPLNIDDVQLAVAQVVEYRRSGGWFPTSVLRLPDFVATSDTMVECLHGVARAAASQVPVLIVGETGTGKERLARAIHEHSARASKPFVVVDCTVIPEPLMESHLFGHEKGAFTGADRQRVGLVALAHRGTLFLDEVGDLPQSAQAKLLRVIQEKTFRPVGAGDERYVDFRPIAATHRNLEKMVQEGRFRQDLYYRLAGMVLRVPPLRRRKKDIVPIVQDVLLRQTESSAGELKGLSPDFVETILSYSWPGNVRELIHAVLHALAMSAESPTLYAIHLPEHIRAQVAAKNLGHPLPSAEPGMTPPMVPPAAPTSSFHQLTEEAWPTYKAYREKVTAEATRTYLDALMKRSRGDVARACALSGLSRSRLYALLKEAGLGVPSSCDATKPSSP, encoded by the coding sequence ATGCAGCAGCCCAAGGTTCTTGTGGTCGATGACGATCCGTGGGTAAGAGATACCCTGAAGGATATCCTTGAAGGGGTTTCATGCGTCGTGGAGTGTGCCGGCGGCCTGGGGGAAGGGAAGACCAGGGCCGCCGCCATGGCTTTCGACATAGTGTTTCTAGACGTGGTTTTGCCGGATGGTTCCGGGCTGGAAGCCATCGAGGCTTTTCGAAGCAGTCTGGGGCGCCCCGAAGTGCTCATCATGACAGGCAAAGCCAGTGCCGATGGTGCGGCCCTGGCTTTACGTCATGGAGCGTGGAACTATCTGAGCAAACCCTTGAACATTGACGACGTGCAGCTCGCCGTCGCCCAAGTGGTGGAGTACCGACGTTCGGGGGGATGGTTTCCCACTTCTGTGCTGCGTCTACCGGACTTTGTCGCCACGTCGGATACCATGGTGGAATGCCTTCATGGGGTCGCCCGAGCTGCCGCATCCCAGGTGCCCGTGCTGATTGTCGGGGAGACAGGGACGGGAAAAGAACGACTGGCGCGGGCTATTCACGAGCACAGCGCCAGGGCTTCCAAACCCTTTGTGGTGGTGGACTGTACGGTCATTCCGGAACCGCTCATGGAAAGCCATCTTTTTGGGCATGAGAAAGGGGCTTTTACGGGAGCAGATCGCCAGCGTGTCGGGCTGGTGGCCTTGGCCCATCGTGGAACCCTCTTCCTGGACGAAGTGGGGGATTTGCCCCAGTCGGCCCAAGCCAAACTTCTTCGAGTCATCCAGGAAAAGACTTTTCGCCCCGTGGGGGCCGGCGACGAGCGATATGTGGACTTTCGCCCCATCGCCGCCACCCATAGAAATTTGGAGAAAATGGTCCAAGAGGGGCGGTTTCGCCAAGATCTCTACTACCGCTTGGCCGGTATGGTGTTGCGAGTGCCGCCCCTGCGGCGGCGGAAGAAGGACATTGTGCCTATCGTTCAGGATGTGCTTCTTCGGCAAACGGAAAGCTCTGCTGGGGAGCTCAAGGGGTTGTCTCCGGATTTCGTGGAGACGATTCTCTCTTATTCTTGGCCCGGCAATGTGCGGGAACTGATCCATGCGGTCTTGCATGCCCTGGCCATGAGCGCCGAAAGCCCCACGCTGTACGCCATCCATTTGCCGGAGCACATTCGAGCCCAGGTGGCCGCCAAAAATCTGGGGCACCCGTTGCCGTCGGCCGAACCTGGCATGACTCCACCCATGGTGCCACCTGCAGCCCCGACCTCTTCGTTCCATCAGCTTACAGAAGAGGCGTGGCCCACCTACAAAGCCTACCGAGAAAAGGTCACCGCTGAGGCGACTCGAACCTACCTGGACGCCTTGATGAAGCGGAGCCGGGGAGACGTGGCCCGGGCCTGTGCCCTAAGCGGCCTTTCCCGATCCAGACTTTACGCCCTCCTGAAAGAAGCGGGTTTGGGCGTCCCCTCTTCTTGCGATGCCACAAAGCCCAGCAGCCCTTGA
- a CDS encoding hybrid sensor histidine kinase/response regulator: MEKSNTSEKSLLFQEIFNHVATGIAVYEAVDDGADFIFKDINPAGAAIGKIPREAHLGRRVTEVYPGVEGMGLLAVFRKVYRTGVPAKHPVTQYADERLSLWVENYVARLPSGDILVVFNDLTEQKRAASEKAELLKQIHHMQKMEALAALAAGIGHDFNNLLMPILGYAQMGMSQGTPSDLTFRYFQRIHDAARRAKDLVAQILLISREQDSVETTTDFVPILKECVKLLRAGMPKSIDVTYSKLPESAPTRANPTEAYQILMNLAVNAYHAVRSTKGTVTLELECPCRDARFLKRVPSEFASWVRLSVLDTGPGVPPELREKIFDPYFTTKSPEEGTGLGLFIVSGVVQRLGGTVWVDDAPWGGAAFHVLLPAASAQAVTSIEEVCEGPMQSLDVRVLAVDDDADVRQLLETYLKSVVSRLTVCETPQKAMHLFQQNPEGFDVVLTDYSMPQWTGLDVARSVKTVRPSTPVVMLTGYRTFAELKDLETSVVDRVVYKPVTRSDLLNVLKEVVKAS; this comes from the coding sequence ATGGAAAAGTCCAACACCAGCGAAAAATCTCTTCTCTTTCAGGAAATTTTTAACCACGTGGCCACGGGCATCGCCGTTTACGAAGCCGTCGACGACGGCGCGGATTTCATCTTTAAGGACATCAATCCGGCGGGGGCGGCCATCGGCAAAATCCCCCGTGAAGCCCACCTCGGTCGCCGTGTCACGGAGGTCTATCCCGGAGTCGAAGGCATGGGCCTTCTGGCGGTGTTTCGAAAGGTGTATCGCACGGGGGTTCCCGCAAAACATCCCGTCACCCAGTATGCCGACGAGCGCCTTTCCCTATGGGTCGAAAATTATGTGGCACGGTTGCCCTCGGGGGACATTCTGGTCGTGTTTAACGATCTGACGGAGCAAAAGCGTGCCGCATCGGAAAAGGCGGAGCTTCTCAAGCAGATTCACCATATGCAAAAGATGGAAGCGCTGGCGGCTTTGGCCGCCGGCATTGGGCACGATTTCAATAACCTTCTTATGCCCATTCTGGGATATGCTCAAATGGGCATGAGCCAAGGCACACCCTCGGATCTGACCTTCCGCTACTTTCAGAGAATTCATGACGCGGCCCGTCGTGCCAAGGACCTTGTGGCCCAGATCCTGCTCATCAGCCGCGAGCAGGATTCCGTCGAAACGACCACCGATTTTGTGCCGATTCTCAAAGAATGCGTCAAACTTCTTCGGGCCGGAATGCCCAAGTCCATTGATGTTACATATTCAAAGCTACCTGAAAGCGCCCCGACGCGCGCCAATCCCACAGAGGCTTACCAGATTTTGATGAATCTTGCCGTCAACGCTTACCACGCAGTGCGTTCCACCAAGGGGACGGTGACCCTGGAATTGGAATGCCCCTGCCGAGACGCCCGTTTTCTCAAACGAGTTCCTTCAGAATTCGCATCCTGGGTGCGCCTTTCGGTTCTCGACACGGGGCCGGGCGTGCCTCCCGAGTTGCGGGAAAAGATTTTTGATCCCTATTTCACGACCAAGAGCCCTGAAGAGGGTACCGGACTGGGGCTTTTTATCGTTTCCGGCGTGGTGCAGCGTCTGGGAGGTACCGTTTGGGTTGATGACGCGCCCTGGGGTGGCGCGGCCTTTCACGTGCTTTTGCCCGCCGCCTCGGCACAAGCTGTAACCTCCATCGAGGAAGTGTGTGAGGGACCGATGCAAAGCCTTGACGTTCGCGTCCTTGCCGTGGACGACGATGCCGATGTGCGTCAGCTTCTGGAAACCTATCTGAAATCGGTTGTGAGCCGACTTACCGTGTGCGAAACGCCACAGAAGGCGATGCATCTTTTCCAACAAAATCCTGAGGGGTTCGATGTGGTCTTGACCGATTACTCCATGCCTCAATGGACCGGGCTTGATGTGGCCAGAAGCGTCAAAACGGTGCGCCCTTCCACGCCCGTGGTGATGCTGACAGGCTATCGCACCTTTGCCGAACTGAAGGATCTGGAAACATCGGTCGTGGACCGGGTGGTCTACAAGCCCGTGACGCGTTCCGACCTATTGAACGTCTTAAAAGAAGTGGTGAAAGCATCTTAA
- a CDS encoding hybrid sensor histidine kinase/response regulator translates to MMERGLSDVIQRFLRRSLLIPLLVLAVLGTCGLVAWRIVQLKDEHRLISWSVDGYVSNFLGAADENLSLLAAVSGLIDAAAKKDVPVGVPLPYHRVFFIQPDRSTVAVYGRGMNWMTAGERATVSPPPTSYFSSTGYWPNYSVPYFRSDLNSVTVATMMPTRWGTVVGELDLGHVHRLIQAYFRKVPHRIIWIMDRYGNLIVHPDVRKVQEQENMAHEPLIARALAHPEGTTLLGSLSGTTVYGMSWRIEPWGWVILVAYPLGSAIYPIVMAAFCGFTLFFAFLRLVVWGLMRRLRKGVVGPVESLTRVVQRLAEGRGDAEEAWPQVQETFAELGIFAQRFREMSRAVQEREEALLLRQKALVSVQESLARSERRYREILESIDEAYFELDTQGVVTFHNSAFVRLFGLDPPPAHPFSLADMAGAETAEAMEAFFRDVAEGRSTGQLQVLAFHDVHGSAKTVEISAQPMHGDDKKVVGIRVMARDITARIEAEKKAKELERIVSHAQKMESLGTLASGIAHEFNNLLQAMTGYVELLARHTEADDRKRRWIVRVQEATDRGAELVRRMLTFARQDDANPEVVDINRLVHETLAFLRQNIPRRIYLEENLSENLPAVYADRLQLEQLLINLVVNARDAIGEDAEGSIRVTTAKATFLDGTQGVVLTVSDTGRGIPEAIQERIFDPFFTTKEPGKGTGLGLSTVYGVVKRLGGTVTFHSRPGQGTAFFVTLPVHASRTTDQAMVTAPSKASRPSKPADLNEIARTVLVVDDEKDILEHISEGLADEGFHVLTASSGEEALAVLQREAGGVHALILDENMPGMGGTACLTQVRRLYPTLPVILTSGEHSGLVSQQRAPSEHVAFLPKPYRLRDLMELLCGFGVA, encoded by the coding sequence ATGATGGAACGTGGTTTATCTGACGTTATCCAACGATTTTTGCGACGCAGCCTCCTGATCCCACTTCTGGTCCTCGCGGTGTTGGGCACCTGTGGGCTGGTCGCGTGGCGCATCGTGCAGCTGAAAGATGAACACCGGTTGATCAGCTGGAGCGTGGACGGCTACGTGTCCAATTTTTTGGGCGCCGCGGACGAAAACCTGAGCCTGTTGGCCGCCGTCAGCGGCCTCATTGATGCTGCGGCCAAGAAAGATGTTCCTGTGGGAGTCCCGTTGCCGTACCATCGCGTCTTTTTCATCCAACCGGATCGCTCTACGGTTGCGGTCTACGGCCGTGGAATGAATTGGATGACCGCGGGGGAACGGGCCACCGTCTCGCCGCCTCCCACATCCTATTTCTCCAGCACGGGCTACTGGCCCAACTATTCGGTACCCTATTTCCGCTCCGACTTGAACTCGGTAACCGTGGCTACCATGATGCCCACGCGGTGGGGTACGGTGGTGGGGGAACTGGATCTGGGGCACGTTCACAGATTGATCCAGGCGTACTTTCGAAAAGTCCCCCACCGAATCATCTGGATTATGGACCGCTACGGCAACCTGATCGTGCACCCGGACGTCCGTAAAGTGCAGGAACAAGAAAATATGGCTCATGAGCCTCTCATCGCACGGGCTTTGGCGCATCCGGAAGGCACAACGCTCTTGGGGTCGCTGTCGGGAACCACCGTCTACGGGATGAGTTGGCGCATCGAGCCCTGGGGATGGGTGATCCTCGTGGCCTATCCGCTTGGTTCCGCGATCTACCCTATTGTTATGGCAGCCTTCTGCGGGTTTACCCTGTTTTTTGCCTTTCTCCGCCTGGTGGTTTGGGGCCTTATGCGTCGGCTTCGCAAGGGGGTGGTTGGACCCGTGGAGAGCCTCACCCGTGTGGTGCAGCGCTTGGCCGAAGGCCGAGGCGACGCGGAAGAGGCGTGGCCCCAGGTTCAAGAAACCTTTGCAGAATTGGGGATTTTTGCGCAACGCTTTCGAGAAATGAGCCGGGCCGTACAGGAACGCGAAGAAGCGCTTCTGCTGCGACAAAAAGCTCTGGTAAGCGTCCAGGAATCGTTGGCCCGCAGTGAAAGGCGGTATCGAGAGATTTTAGAAAGCATCGACGAAGCCTATTTCGAACTGGACACGCAAGGCGTTGTCACCTTTCATAACAGCGCCTTTGTCCGCCTTTTCGGTTTGGACCCACCTCCGGCCCATCCCTTTTCCTTGGCCGATATGGCAGGGGCCGAGACGGCCGAGGCCATGGAGGCTTTTTTTCGAGACGTGGCCGAGGGCCGCAGCACCGGGCAACTTCAGGTGTTAGCCTTTCATGATGTGCACGGATCTGCCAAAACGGTGGAAATTTCGGCGCAGCCGATGCACGGGGACGACAAAAAGGTTGTCGGCATTCGCGTGATGGCTCGAGACATTACGGCAAGGATCGAGGCGGAAAAAAAGGCGAAGGAACTGGAACGGATCGTCTCCCATGCCCAAAAGATGGAATCCTTGGGGACTCTGGCCAGCGGCATCGCTCATGAATTCAATAATCTGCTTCAAGCCATGACCGGGTATGTGGAACTTTTGGCACGTCACACAGAAGCGGACGATCGAAAACGGCGCTGGATTGTCCGGGTGCAGGAAGCGACAGATCGAGGTGCCGAACTGGTCCGCCGCATGCTCACCTTTGCCCGACAGGATGACGCCAACCCCGAGGTGGTGGACATCAACCGATTGGTGCACGAGACACTGGCGTTTCTTCGGCAAAACATTCCGCGCCGGATTTATCTGGAAGAGAACCTGTCGGAAAATCTTCCTGCTGTTTACGCAGACCGACTGCAGTTAGAGCAACTGCTCATCAATTTGGTGGTGAACGCCCGGGACGCCATCGGCGAGGACGCAGAGGGCTCCATTCGGGTGACCACGGCGAAAGCCACATTTCTCGACGGGACCCAAGGGGTTGTCCTGACCGTTTCCGATACGGGCCGAGGCATTCCGGAAGCCATTCAAGAACGCATCTTTGATCCCTTTTTCACCACCAAGGAACCCGGCAAAGGAACGGGATTGGGGCTTTCCACGGTCTACGGCGTGGTCAAGCGCCTCGGCGGCACCGTCACTTTCCACAGCCGGCCGGGGCAAGGGACGGCGTTTTTCGTAACGCTGCCGGTTCATGCTTCCAGGACGACCGACCAAGCCATGGTCACAGCGCCCTCGAAAGCCAGCAGGCCATCGAAGCCGGCGGACCTTAATGAGATTGCACGAACGGTTCTCGTGGTCGATGATGAGAAGGATATTTTGGAACATATCTCGGAAGGCCTTGCCGACGAGGGTTTTCATGTGCTGACGGCCTCCTCGGGCGAGGAAGCTTTGGCTGTGCTGCAAAGGGAAGCCGGCGGCGTTCATGCGTTGATTCTCGATGAAAATATGCCGGGCATGGGCGGCACGGCCTGCTTGACCCAAGTTCGGCGCCTTTACCCAACCCTACCTGTCATTCTGACCAGCGGTGAGCATAGCGGTTTGGTTTCGCAACAGCGGGCGCCTTCCGAGCACGTGGCGTTCCTGCCCAAACCCTACCGCCTTCGGGATCTCATGGAACTTCTATGCGGCTTCGGTGTCGCGTAA